Proteins encoded by one window of Synechococcus sp. MVIR-18-1:
- the ald gene encoding alanine dehydrogenase — translation MAQSVLTAPMATIGVPKEIKVDEQRVALTPDAVKELVTHGLEVRIQSGAGSGAGIDDEAFAAAGAQIVDQEQAWGAHLVVKVKEPQPEEFRFLRNDMVLFTYLHLAAYPEVGEALLAAGTTGVAYETVQLENGTLPLLAPMSEIAGRLAAQVGARLLERPQGGRGVLIGGCTGVQPARVVVLGAGTVGWNAARLAAAMDAEVMLLDRSPERLRSLEAYRSGRLMSIVSSRGLLERLIPTADLLIGAVLTPGGRAPTLVDEEMVKGMKPGSAIVDVAIDQGGCIATSRETTHTNPTVTIHGVQHYAVGNMPGAVPFTSTEALVSVTLPYIVGIAGRGLEEAVTERPELLSGLNTVQGSVCHPGVAKALDVPPRHPMACLR, via the coding sequence ATGGCCCAATCCGTACTGACGGCTCCGATGGCCACCATCGGAGTCCCAAAAGAAATCAAGGTTGATGAGCAACGCGTCGCGCTCACACCCGATGCTGTCAAAGAGCTCGTGACCCACGGACTGGAGGTGCGGATCCAGAGCGGTGCCGGTTCCGGCGCAGGAATTGATGATGAGGCCTTCGCGGCTGCAGGCGCACAGATCGTGGACCAAGAACAAGCTTGGGGCGCTCACTTGGTCGTAAAGGTGAAAGAACCGCAGCCTGAAGAATTCCGCTTTTTACGGAATGACATGGTGCTGTTCACATACCTGCACCTAGCGGCATACCCAGAGGTGGGCGAGGCCCTTCTTGCCGCTGGCACCACGGGCGTTGCCTACGAAACAGTGCAACTAGAAAACGGAACCCTGCCACTGCTGGCGCCGATGAGCGAAATCGCTGGCAGGCTTGCCGCACAAGTAGGGGCTCGATTGCTCGAGCGCCCGCAAGGAGGCCGAGGGGTACTGATCGGAGGTTGCACTGGTGTGCAACCAGCCCGCGTGGTGGTTCTTGGTGCAGGCACCGTGGGTTGGAACGCGGCACGTCTGGCGGCTGCCATGGATGCCGAAGTGATGCTTCTAGATCGCTCTCCCGAACGGTTGCGCAGCCTGGAGGCCTATCGGAGCGGACGCCTGATGAGCATTGTGAGCAGCCGCGGGCTCCTCGAGAGACTGATCCCCACTGCTGATCTTCTGATTGGAGCCGTTTTGACGCCTGGAGGCAGGGCACCAACGCTGGTGGATGAAGAGATGGTGAAAGGGATGAAACCAGGCTCAGCAATCGTTGATGTGGCCATCGATCAAGGAGGCTGCATCGCCACAAGCCGCGAGACAACGCATACAAACCCCACCGTGACCATCCACGGTGTTCAGCATTACGCCGTAGGCAACATGCCCGGCGCCGTGCCGTTCACCTCCACCGAAGCCCTCGTGAGCGTGACCTTGCCTTACATCGTTGGCATCGCAGGGCGCGGCTTGGAGGAGGCGGTGACAGAACGGCCTGAATTGCTTTCTGGTCTCAATACGGTGCAGGGCTCTGTTTGCCATCCAGGTGTCGCCAAAGCACTCGATGTGCCACCTCGTCATCCCATGGCCTGCTTGCGCTAA
- a CDS encoding SagB family peptide dehydrogenase — protein MVVTTPYATRANPNRQTLRFKGVKESLKKILKELSQAGIESNQYLAIPEKIESTAPHLALEPQLKMLYKNGLLIHEIDGCNGIAMRLLPIHPGLDQHPYPETEKEFKLSKFISIQPCIEGLDITTPLSPTTLRLQDHRLYPLIQKLVSPCTTEDIRTFLPEELRIQHRDVIAFLLSSGVVGICNTSNNVEIDQEAITAGWSRQDLSFHTHTRGHFIDRCKEELLPKTIDKKTPPAKHQRIILSKVSLPKPSINNQISNFYQIIQARQTIRAYSSMPITAKALGSLLWYSMHTREEITCDPGLPRSYEGLLRPTASAGGLHSIELYLCIKQCIGISPGFYHYDSFDHTLGKMSDLNKPCQSMLEMAVNTTCRAPQAASVSPSQGQQPDVLIVMATRYARNASLHSETGLAYALILKDAGSIYQQLYLVATALGLAPCGLSFGSSELFEQVSGISGKSECSVGEFMIGNPK, from the coding sequence ATGGTTGTCACAACCCCTTATGCCACACGAGCAAATCCCAATCGACAGACATTGCGCTTCAAAGGCGTAAAAGAATCACTAAAAAAAATTCTCAAAGAGCTATCTCAAGCTGGAATCGAAAGCAATCAATATTTAGCCATACCAGAAAAGATAGAATCTACAGCTCCGCATTTAGCTCTTGAGCCCCAACTCAAGATGCTCTACAAGAACGGCTTACTGATTCACGAAATCGATGGATGCAATGGCATTGCCATGCGCCTCCTACCGATCCATCCCGGACTCGATCAGCATCCCTATCCAGAAACTGAAAAAGAATTCAAACTCTCAAAGTTTATAAGCATTCAGCCCTGCATAGAAGGCCTAGATATCACAACACCCTTATCTCCCACAACATTACGCCTGCAAGATCATCGGCTTTACCCACTGATCCAGAAGCTCGTATCGCCTTGCACAACGGAAGACATCAGGACCTTCCTACCCGAAGAATTACGCATTCAACATCGAGATGTTATTGCATTCTTACTGTCATCTGGCGTGGTTGGAATCTGCAACACCAGTAACAACGTAGAGATCGACCAAGAGGCCATCACAGCCGGTTGGAGCAGGCAAGACCTGAGCTTCCATACGCACACGCGTGGCCATTTTATTGATCGATGCAAAGAAGAGTTATTGCCGAAAACAATCGACAAGAAAACCCCGCCAGCTAAGCATCAAAGAATCATTCTGAGCAAAGTGTCCCTACCAAAACCATCGATCAACAATCAGATTTCAAATTTCTATCAAATCATTCAGGCAAGGCAAACCATTCGCGCCTACAGCTCCATGCCTATCACCGCCAAAGCATTAGGGAGCCTACTCTGGTATTCCATGCATACCCGAGAAGAGATCACCTGCGACCCAGGATTACCTCGATCTTACGAAGGCTTACTGAGGCCTACTGCAAGTGCTGGAGGCCTCCATTCCATCGAGCTTTATCTATGCATTAAACAGTGCATCGGCATTAGCCCTGGCTTTTATCATTACGACTCTTTTGATCACACTCTTGGGAAGATGAGTGATCTCAACAAACCATGCCAAAGCATGCTCGAGATGGCAGTGAATACAACATGTCGAGCCCCTCAGGCGGCTTCTGTATCACCTAGCCAGGGCCAGCAGCCTGATGTCCTGATCGTAATGGCTACGCGCTACGCAAGGAATGCAAGCCTTCATTCAGAAACCGGGCTTGCCTATGCCCTGATCCTAAAAGATGCAGGATCAATTTATCAACAACTTTATCTTGTTGCCACAGCGTTGGGGCTCGCACCGTGCGGGCTTAGCTTTGGAAGCAGTGAATTATTCGAACAGGTTTCCGGAATATCAGGCAAGAGCGAATGCTCCGTCGGTGAATTCATGATTGGCAATCCTAAATAA
- a CDS encoding YchJ family protein, with the protein MASAAGFGSSKSSEPCPCLSGMNYESCCEPLHRGRQWAITAEQLMRSRYSAFALAEVDYLIATHPDSLTPLLLRRKELRKNCREVRWLGLKIKAVEAGGVEDLEGTVTFEATFGAGGQRNVMTETSLFQRRDGSLKKNWLYIKPL; encoded by the coding sequence ATGGCAAGCGCTGCTGGTTTTGGATCATCAAAAAGCAGTGAACCATGCCCTTGCTTGAGTGGAATGAACTACGAAAGCTGTTGCGAACCTCTGCATCGCGGGAGGCAATGGGCGATCACTGCTGAACAGTTGATGCGTTCGCGCTATTCGGCTTTTGCTCTTGCTGAAGTGGATTATTTAATCGCAACGCATCCGGATTCATTGACACCTTTGCTGCTACGCCGCAAAGAGTTACGTAAGAATTGCCGCGAGGTGCGTTGGTTGGGACTGAAGATCAAGGCCGTGGAGGCTGGCGGTGTGGAAGATCTTGAAGGCACGGTGACGTTCGAGGCGACATTTGGAGCGGGTGGCCAACGCAATGTGATGACTGAAACGTCATTGTTTCAACGAAGGGATGGGAGCCTGAAAAAGAACTGGCTTTATATCAAGCCGCTATGA
- a CDS encoding DUF3326 domain-containing protein yields the protein MVVPTGIGCAIGGYAGDALPSARLLAAASGCLITHPNVMNGASLYWKDQRIHYVEGYGLDRFAAGDWALRSVRQQRIGLLLDASIEPELRHRHLQVADGCRATLGLEIGPVVTSDEPLGVHLGLGHSGASWGTLERPDSLLRAGERLKASGATAIAVVARFPDDQGSEALQAYRHGSGVDALAGAEAVISHLLVRHLQIPCAHAPALSVLPLDPQLDPRAAGEELGYTFLACVLVGLNQAPALVQSSAAKASDLLADDLGVLVVPEGSLGGEAALACLERRVPVISVANPSVLEVTSTALGVGSEVLHAGSYAEAAGLVLALREGVALSALMRPLSALKELE from the coding sequence ATGGTGGTCCCAACGGGTATTGGTTGTGCGATCGGCGGGTATGCCGGCGATGCCCTTCCGAGTGCCAGGCTTTTGGCTGCGGCCTCCGGGTGTTTGATCACCCATCCCAATGTGATGAATGGGGCTTCTTTGTATTGGAAAGACCAGCGCATTCACTATGTGGAGGGGTATGGTCTCGACCGCTTTGCCGCAGGCGATTGGGCGCTGCGATCTGTTCGTCAGCAGCGGATTGGTTTGCTTTTGGATGCCAGTATTGAGCCGGAACTGCGTCACCGCCACCTACAGGTGGCCGATGGTTGTAGGGCAACGCTGGGCCTTGAAATCGGCCCTGTGGTGACTAGCGATGAGCCCTTAGGCGTTCATTTGGGCTTGGGCCACAGTGGAGCGAGTTGGGGCACTCTTGAGCGCCCCGATTCCTTATTGAGGGCGGGTGAACGCTTAAAAGCCAGCGGTGCAACGGCGATTGCGGTGGTTGCTCGCTTCCCCGACGACCAGGGCAGTGAGGCTTTGCAGGCCTATCGCCATGGCAGTGGTGTGGACGCCTTGGCGGGAGCCGAAGCCGTGATCAGCCATCTACTCGTGCGCCACCTGCAGATTCCCTGCGCCCATGCACCGGCTTTATCGGTTTTGCCGCTGGATCCGCAGCTGGATCCTCGTGCTGCAGGGGAGGAGTTGGGTTACACCTTTTTGGCGTGCGTGTTGGTGGGTTTAAATCAGGCACCAGCGTTGGTTCAGAGTTCAGCCGCCAAAGCAAGTGATCTTTTGGCTGATGATTTGGGAGTGTTGGTTGTCCCAGAGGGCTCTTTGGGAGGAGAAGCCGCGTTGGCTTGCCTGGAGCGCAGGGTTCCTGTGATCAGTGTTGCCAATCCGTCCGTCCTGGAGGTCACATCAACAGCCCTTGGTGTGGGCTCGGAGGTGTTGCATGCAGGCTCTTATGCCGAGGCGGCTGGATTGGTGCTGGCCTTACGCGAAGGTGTTGCTTTATCTGCATTGATGCGACCCTTATCTGCCTTGAAGGAGCTGGAGTAA
- a CDS encoding 2Fe-2S iron-sulfur cluster-binding protein — MSDNAIAAATFNVSIEIDGSEHSFSCRSDQTVLAAAEAAGVMLPSSCCSGVCTTCAARLKSGSVEQSDAMGVREDLRADGFTLLCVALPCSDLQLLAGQEDALYEAQFGQYQK; from the coding sequence ATGAGCGATAACGCCATTGCTGCCGCTACTTTCAACGTCAGCATCGAGATCGATGGTTCTGAGCACAGTTTTTCCTGTCGCAGTGATCAGACCGTTTTGGCGGCTGCGGAAGCGGCAGGGGTGATGCTTCCCAGTTCTTGCTGTTCTGGGGTTTGCACCACCTGTGCAGCCCGCCTCAAAAGTGGATCTGTGGAGCAATCTGATGCAATGGGGGTAAGAGAAGACCTACGCGCTGATGGTTTTACGTTGCTGTGCGTTGCGCTTCCTTGTTCCGATCTTCAGCTACTAGCGGGTCAAGAGGATGCGCTCTATGAGGCTCAGTTTGGTCAGTACCAAAAATGA
- a CDS encoding putative 2OG-Fe(II) oxygenase, with amino-acid sequence MTFTLHQLFPTVVATTKLVIDPLDLAGHLQTLLALRGGAVGNPSEGCAWTGDINGVWQLHHQAEFAPLVHKVSEQATGYLESVGFDRSQVALHLQRCWPVLSDWDQLVGRHHHPNAHLSAVLYLTGDGSGEEGVLRVHAPHQSNELVPGLVAGHGGPIASDHPLNSERWDLAPEVGLLVLFPSRLDHSVLANGDPESLRCSISFDFVITAPEHGNPPEYLAPHPSQWNPCSDLSS; translated from the coding sequence ATGACTTTCACTCTTCACCAGCTTTTCCCAACGGTTGTGGCGACAACCAAGCTGGTCATCGATCCACTGGATCTTGCTGGACATTTGCAGACGCTGCTGGCTCTTAGGGGTGGGGCTGTTGGCAATCCCAGTGAGGGATGCGCTTGGACTGGGGATATCAACGGTGTTTGGCAGTTGCATCACCAAGCCGAATTTGCTCCATTGGTTCACAAGGTGTCAGAGCAGGCCACGGGTTACCTTGAGTCCGTTGGCTTTGATCGCAGCCAAGTGGCTTTGCATCTCCAGCGCTGCTGGCCTGTGCTAAGCGATTGGGATCAGCTCGTTGGCCGCCATCACCACCCCAATGCCCATCTCAGTGCGGTGCTCTATCTCACCGGAGATGGTTCAGGGGAGGAGGGTGTGCTTCGCGTGCATGCCCCTCATCAAAGCAATGAGCTCGTTCCAGGACTCGTCGCTGGCCATGGCGGGCCAATTGCTTCTGATCACCCTTTGAATTCTGAACGGTGGGATTTGGCTCCTGAGGTTGGCTTACTCGTGCTGTTTCCTTCCAGGCTTGATCACAGCGTGTTGGCGAATGGCGATCCTGAATCGCTTCGCTGCTCGATCAGTTTCGATTTTGTGATCACAGCTCCCGAGCATGGGAATCCACCGGAATACCTAGCGCCCCATCCCTCGCAATGGAATCCCTGCTCCGATCTGTCGTCATAA
- a CDS encoding F0F1 ATP synthase subunit gamma codes for MANLKAIRDRIKSVKNTRKITEAMRLVAAAKVRRAQEQVLRSRPFADRLARLLENLQARMRFEDADAPLLEQRPVETITLMAVTGDRGLCGGYNSNIIRRTEKRFAELQRQGYKVTLVLIGRKAISYFTNRSYPIQATFTGLEQVPTADEAGSIASEIFAEFLSETSDRVEIVYTKFINLVSCKPVVQTLLPLDPQGIAEAEDEIFRLTTKEGRLTVETGDAPANSQPALPSDIVFEQSPDQLLNALLPLYLQNQLLRSLQESAASELASRMTAMNNASDNAKELAKTLTLDYNKARQAAITQEILEVVGGSAAAGG; via the coding sequence ATGGCAAATCTAAAAGCGATCCGTGACCGAATTAAATCGGTCAAGAACACCCGCAAGATCACAGAGGCCATGCGCCTCGTGGCTGCGGCCAAAGTTCGTCGAGCTCAAGAACAAGTCTTGCGAAGTCGTCCGTTTGCGGATCGACTCGCGCGCTTACTAGAGAATCTTCAAGCGCGTATGCGCTTTGAAGATGCTGATGCTCCACTGCTCGAGCAGCGCCCTGTTGAAACCATCACCTTGATGGCCGTCACTGGCGATCGTGGTCTTTGTGGTGGCTACAACTCCAATATCATCAGACGCACTGAGAAACGTTTCGCTGAGCTTCAACGCCAGGGTTACAAAGTCACTCTTGTGTTGATTGGTCGCAAAGCGATTAGTTATTTCACCAATCGTAGTTATCCCATTCAAGCTACTTTCACGGGCTTGGAGCAAGTACCTACGGCAGACGAAGCTGGTTCAATCGCTAGCGAAATCTTTGCTGAGTTTCTTTCTGAAACATCAGATCGTGTTGAGATCGTTTACACCAAGTTTATTAATTTGGTGAGCTGTAAGCCCGTCGTTCAGACGCTTTTGCCTCTTGATCCCCAAGGGATTGCTGAGGCAGAGGATGAAATCTTCCGTCTCACAACCAAAGAAGGTCGTCTGACTGTTGAGACAGGAGATGCTCCTGCTAATTCTCAACCTGCTCTGCCCTCAGACATCGTCTTTGAGCAAAGTCCTGATCAGCTTTTGAATGCGTTGTTGCCTCTGTATTTACAGAATCAACTTTTGCGTTCGTTGCAGGAATCGGCAGCGTCTGAGCTGGCCAGTCGTATGACTGCAATGAATAATGCCAGTGATAATGCCAAGGAATTGGCAAAAACGCTCACTCTTGATTACAACAAGGCGCGTCAGGCAGCGATTACCCAGGAAATTCTGGAAGTTGTTGGTGGCTCGGCGGCTGCAGGGGGCTAG
- the atpA gene encoding F0F1 ATP synthase subunit alpha, with translation MVSIRPDEISAILKQQIEDYDKSVSVSNVGSVLQVGDGIARVYGLQQVMAGELVEFEDGTEGIALNLEDDNVGIVLMGQGIGIQEGSTVRATGKIASVPVGDALLGRVVNPLGEAIDGKGDLPSNETRLIESPAPGIIQRKSVHEPMQTGITAIDAMIPIGRGQRELIIGDRQTGKTAICIDTILNQADQDVVCVYVAIGQKAASVAQVTEVLRERGALDYTVVVAANASDPAALQYLAPYTGASIAEYFMYKGKATLVIYDDLTKQAQAYRQMSLLLRRPPGREAYPGDVFYCHSRLLERAAKLSDAMGKGSMTALPIIETQAGDVSAYIPTNVISITDGQVFLSSDLFNSGLRPAINVGISVSRVGGAAQTKAIKKIAGTLKLELAQFDELAAFSQFASDLDAATQQQLSRGKRLRELLKQSQFSPLILAEQVAIVYAGVKGLIDDVPVEEVVQFSRELREYLKSNKPEFISKIQTEKVLSPEAETTLKEAIAEVVSTMMASAN, from the coding sequence ATGGTTTCCATCAGACCCGACGAGATCAGCGCCATCCTCAAGCAGCAGATCGAGGACTATGACAAGTCCGTATCGGTCAGCAACGTCGGCTCAGTCCTGCAGGTAGGCGACGGAATCGCCCGTGTTTACGGCCTGCAACAGGTGATGGCTGGTGAGCTAGTTGAGTTCGAAGACGGTACTGAAGGGATTGCCCTCAACCTCGAAGACGACAACGTCGGCATTGTGCTGATGGGTCAGGGCATTGGTATCCAGGAAGGAAGCACTGTGCGTGCGACCGGCAAGATCGCCTCAGTTCCTGTGGGTGATGCCCTGCTCGGACGGGTTGTGAACCCTCTTGGTGAAGCCATTGATGGCAAGGGTGATCTTCCCTCTAATGAAACGCGCCTGATTGAGTCACCGGCTCCAGGAATCATTCAGCGCAAGTCTGTGCATGAGCCCATGCAGACTGGTATTACCGCGATCGACGCCATGATCCCCATTGGCCGTGGCCAGCGGGAGCTGATCATTGGTGATCGTCAAACCGGTAAGACAGCTATTTGTATTGACACGATCCTGAATCAGGCAGATCAGGATGTGGTCTGTGTCTATGTGGCAATTGGACAGAAGGCAGCTTCTGTTGCCCAGGTCACGGAAGTGCTGCGCGAGCGTGGTGCTCTGGATTACACCGTGGTAGTGGCTGCAAACGCATCGGATCCTGCTGCTCTTCAGTACCTGGCTCCTTACACCGGAGCGTCGATTGCTGAGTACTTCATGTACAAAGGCAAGGCCACCTTGGTCATCTATGACGATCTGACCAAGCAGGCTCAGGCTTACCGCCAGATGTCTCTGCTCCTGCGTCGCCCACCCGGTCGTGAGGCTTATCCCGGTGACGTGTTCTATTGCCACAGTCGTTTGCTTGAGCGTGCTGCCAAGCTTTCCGATGCCATGGGTAAAGGTTCGATGACCGCCCTGCCGATCATTGAGACTCAGGCCGGTGACGTTTCTGCTTACATTCCTACAAACGTGATTTCGATCACGGATGGTCAGGTCTTCCTCAGTTCTGACCTGTTCAACTCCGGCCTACGTCCTGCGATCAACGTGGGTATCTCTGTGAGCCGTGTTGGGGGCGCAGCCCAGACCAAGGCGATTAAGAAGATTGCTGGAACCCTGAAGCTGGAATTGGCGCAGTTTGACGAACTGGCTGCTTTCTCACAGTTTGCTTCTGATCTTGATGCAGCGACACAGCAGCAGCTCAGCAGGGGCAAGCGTCTTCGTGAGCTGCTCAAGCAGTCTCAGTTCAGCCCTCTGATTTTGGCTGAGCAGGTGGCGATCGTTTATGCAGGCGTTAAAGGCCTGATCGACGATGTGCCCGTTGAAGAAGTTGTTCAGTTCTCACGCGAATTGCGCGAGTATCTCAAGAGCAATAAGCCTGAGTTCATCAGCAAAATCCAAACAGAGAAGGTCTTGAGCCCTGAAGCTGAGACCACTCTGAAAGAGGCGATTGCTGAAGTTGTGTCCACCATGATGGCCTCCGCCAACTGA
- the atpH gene encoding ATP synthase F1 subunit delta, producing MPLLNSLATPYADALLQVTDARKESDEVAAQCKTLLTAWESSEPLRDAMTSPVLEPDAKKKALTSLLAEQITPSLMNLLKVLADRQRLPALEAVLLRYLELYRESRNIALAHVRSAQPLTDEQQAALTTKVQSMAGTNDVEIDLEVDPSLIGGFIVNLGSQVIDASLSGQVRRLGLALAKAS from the coding sequence ATGCCTCTTCTTAATTCTCTAGCCACCCCATACGCAGACGCCTTACTTCAGGTCACCGACGCCCGCAAAGAGTCGGATGAAGTCGCAGCGCAATGCAAAACGCTTCTTACTGCTTGGGAGAGTTCTGAGCCGCTTCGCGACGCGATGACCTCTCCTGTGCTTGAGCCTGATGCAAAGAAAAAAGCTTTAACAAGCCTTCTTGCTGAGCAAATCACTCCTTCGTTGATGAATTTGCTCAAGGTTTTGGCTGATCGCCAGCGCCTTCCAGCGCTTGAAGCAGTGCTCCTGCGCTACCTCGAGCTTTATCGAGAGTCTCGAAATATTGCTTTGGCGCATGTTCGCTCTGCTCAACCTTTAACTGATGAGCAGCAGGCCGCATTAACCACCAAAGTCCAGTCAATGGCTGGAACCAATGACGTCGAAATCGATCTAGAGGTTGATCCTTCGTTGATTGGTGGTTTCATCGTCAATCTCGGTTCTCAGGTGATCGATGCCAGCCTTTCTGGTCAGGTTCGACGCCTAGGTCTTGCCCTCGCTAAGGCGAGCTGA
- a CDS encoding F0F1 ATP synthase subunit B produces the protein MTVFFPLMAAEGGFGINLNLLETNLINLVIVIGVLYWFLKGFLGGMLQRRRETILRDLEDAESRLKSATAELAEAQQELSVAQQKADKIRVDGTARAQAIRLDGEKRTIQAMAALKQDALADLNAEGARLTEQLRRQAALAAIDQAMIELPNRLDSNAQGRLIDSSIQNLGDS, from the coding sequence ATGACTGTTTTCTTTCCCTTGATGGCTGCTGAGGGTGGTTTTGGAATCAACCTCAATCTGCTTGAAACCAATCTGATCAACCTGGTCATTGTGATCGGAGTTCTGTATTGGTTCCTAAAAGGATTCCTTGGCGGCATGCTTCAGCGCCGACGCGAGACCATTCTTCGTGATCTCGAAGATGCCGAGAGTCGTCTTAAGTCTGCTACTGCTGAGCTGGCTGAAGCCCAACAAGAGCTTTCAGTCGCTCAGCAAAAAGCTGACAAGATCCGAGTTGACGGCACTGCTCGTGCACAAGCCATTCGCTTAGACGGCGAAAAGCGCACGATTCAGGCCATGGCTGCTCTGAAGCAAGACGCCCTGGCTGATCTCAATGCCGAAGGTGCACGCCTGACAGAACAGCTACGACGTCAAGCAGCGTTAGCTGCTATCGATCAGGCGATGATCGAATTGCCGAATCGTCTTGACAGCAATGCGCAAGGCCGGCTTATCGATTCCTCCATTCAAAATCTGGGGGATTCCTGA
- a CDS encoding F0F1 ATP synthase subunit B', translated as MTWLLLAEAAVPEGGLFDLDATLPLMAVQVVLLTFLLNSLFFRPVGKVVEDREGYISTSRADAKQKLEQIKRLEADLQDQLRGARQAAQSAIVEAESEVDALYREALAEAEAEANRTREQARREIESQRDAAQASLMSQVDQLSSQIIQRLMAA; from the coding sequence ATGACCTGGCTTCTGCTCGCTGAAGCAGCTGTTCCGGAGGGAGGTCTCTTTGACCTCGATGCCACCCTTCCGCTCATGGCGGTTCAGGTGGTTCTCCTTACCTTCCTGCTTAATTCCCTGTTCTTCCGGCCAGTTGGCAAGGTCGTGGAAGATCGTGAGGGTTACATCTCTACGAGTCGTGCTGATGCCAAGCAAAAGCTTGAGCAAATTAAGCGACTTGAAGCTGACCTTCAAGATCAACTCCGCGGTGCCCGACAAGCTGCCCAGTCAGCAATTGTTGAAGCTGAATCGGAAGTTGATGCTCTCTACCGCGAGGCATTAGCCGAAGCGGAAGCTGAGGCCAATCGCACTCGCGAGCAAGCCCGCAGAGAGATCGAATCTCAGCGTGATGCTGCACAAGCCAGCTTGATGAGTCAGGTCGATCAGCTCAGCTCCCAGATCATCCAACGATTGATGGCTGCCTGA
- the atpE gene encoding ATP synthase F0 subunit C, which produces MSDLTSAASVLAAALAVGLAAIGPGIGQGTAAGKAVEGIARQPEAEGKIRGTLLLSLAFMEALTIYGLVVALVLLFANPFAG; this is translated from the coding sequence ATGAGTGATCTGACCTCCGCCGCCTCCGTTCTGGCCGCTGCTTTAGCAGTGGGTCTTGCCGCTATCGGCCCTGGTATCGGCCAAGGCACCGCAGCCGGCAAGGCTGTGGAAGGGATCGCCCGCCAGCCTGAAGCTGAAGGCAAGATCCGCGGCACCCTGTTGCTCTCCCTGGCTTTCATGGAGGCATTGACCATCTATGGCCTCGTTGTGGCACTGGTTCTACTGTTCGCCAACCCTTTCGCAGGCTGA
- the atpB gene encoding F0F1 ATP synthase subunit A: protein MVLTPLNLPFAELEVGQHLYWQIGNINLHGQVFLSSWVVIGALLALIVIGTRKMERDPSGVQNFLEFLWDYLRDLAREQIGEKAYRDWLPFIGTLFLFIFVCNWGGALIPWRLIELPNGELGAPTADINTTVAMALLVSLSYFYAGLSRKGLRYFEYYVEPTPIMLPFKIIEDFTKPLSLSFRLFGNILADELVVAVLAFLVPVLVPLPAMFLGLFTSAIQALIFATLAANYIGEAVHEEAH from the coding sequence ATGGTTCTGACTCCCCTCAATCTGCCGTTCGCCGAACTTGAGGTCGGTCAACATCTGTATTGGCAGATCGGCAACATCAACCTTCACGGTCAAGTTTTTCTCAGCTCTTGGGTTGTGATTGGAGCATTGCTTGCTCTGATCGTGATTGGTACTCGCAAGATGGAGCGTGATCCGAGTGGTGTCCAGAACTTTCTGGAATTCCTTTGGGATTATTTACGTGATCTCGCCCGTGAACAAATTGGTGAAAAGGCCTACCGAGACTGGCTTCCATTCATTGGGACCCTGTTCCTTTTCATCTTTGTCTGCAATTGGGGTGGAGCGCTAATTCCTTGGCGCTTAATCGAACTTCCCAACGGTGAGTTGGGTGCTCCAACCGCAGACATCAACACCACCGTGGCGATGGCTTTGCTGGTGTCTCTTTCCTACTTTTATGCAGGATTGAGCCGAAAGGGGTTGCGCTACTTCGAGTACTACGTGGAGCCAACCCCGATCATGCTCCCGTTCAAAATCATTGAGGACTTCACGAAGCCCCTCTCTCTTTCTTTCCGTTTGTTCGGAAATATTTTGGCCGATGAATTGGTTGTGGCAGTGCTGGCCTTCTTGGTCCCTGTACTTGTTCCACTTCCAGCCATGTTCCTTGGTCTGTTTACCAGTGCCATTCAGGCTCTGATTTTTGCAACTCTCGCCGCTAATTACATCGGTGAAGCAGTGCACGAAGAGGCCCACTAG